Within Polyodon spathula isolate WHYD16114869_AA chromosome 29, ASM1765450v1, whole genome shotgun sequence, the genomic segment TAATGGCAAAGACTCTGACACTGGGTTGAACATTTGCTTGTATCGTTCGACATGCTATACAAAATATCTGTTCCTCCGTCtatctgtgtatgtgttttttgtcttGTATTCTCAAAGCaggtttttcaattttattttctctcagaTCCTCGCCTCCTGCCCGGAGATAAAGTGGCACTTCATCGGACACCTGCAGAAGAACAACATCAACAAGCTGATGGGTGAGGACCCCTGGGATTCaactgtgacatcacaatgctCTCAGTGATAtcactgtgcccccccccccgcctctctaaccaaccagctgctttccttTTTGACTGACATGATTTCGGCCAATAACAGTATAACAGAGCTTTAGTTTTTGTCTATATGAGCTCTTATATTTGGTTcttactttgtgtgtgtgcgcgtgtatctgtgtggttgtggttgtgtttgtgtgtctgtgtttctctcaCTGTGTCTGCGTATATCTGTTTGTGTTCGTGTGTGGTTGTGTtcatgtgtctcagtgtgtgggATTGTGTTTGTGGATGTTCGTGCTTGTGTGTCTCTCgtgcttgtctctgtgtgtgtgtggttgtggttgtgtttCTCTCACTGTGTGTTTCTCTCCAGGCGTCCCCAGTCTGTTCATGGTGGAGACGGTAGACTCTGTGAAGCTGGCTGACCGGCTGAACAGCTCCTGGCAAAAGCTGCGGCCGAACACACAGCGACTAAAGATCATGGTTCAAATCAACACGAGTGGAGAGGACAGTGAGTGAGGGGGAGCTGGGGGGTGCGGGGGGGTTCGTTTTTGAACTCCCAGGAATCTGGAGGTGGTACTTCTAGGATTTTAAGTATTAGGGTGACTCTTCCTGTGAGACAGTTTAAGATGTTATATACTTAGTTTTAAATTGGTGAAACTGTCtttcccctgtgtgtgtgtgtgtgtgtgtgtgtgtctttgtgagtGTTTCTGTTTGAGCCTGTGTATTTGCCTATGattctctgcctgtctgtgtgtttcttgCAGGTAAGCACGGTCTGCCCCCTGGTGACACTGTGGCAGCGGTGCAGCACATTGTGTCTCGATGCACCGCCCTTGAGTTTGTGGGCCTCATGACGATTGGGCGGTACGGCTATGACATCAGCGAGGGGCCCAACCCTGACTTCCAGGTAgatgccccctctctctctctctctctctctctctctctctctctctctctctgtttttgaCTAGTTTCGTGCTGGTTTTCCCTGCAGATGCTCCTCTCTCGACGGAAGGAGGTGTGTGAGACGCTAAAGATGGAGTACGAGCAGGTGGAGCTCAGCATGGGCATGTCGACTGACTTCGAACACGCGGTGAGCGGCTGTCTGGCTCTGTCCGGCTCCAGTTACTTAGCAGCAGAGATGTAAATAAGGCCCCCGCATTGtatagcagtctgatccactcctggttttactatgagtttaaaaaGACACCCATGAGCTTGTTGCCTATTCTTTGTGGCTAAcgaagctcatagtaaaacccagaatgggtgaaactgctgtgcagtgggagtcgtatttccattCCTGGACGTGGGGTTCTCCAGGCAAGCGTGAATTTAAAGAACGAGAATAATTCAGTATCGGAGAATCAGAACCCAGACCCCTGGCCCGCGATAAAATACCATGAAACAATACAGGGAACTGCACTGGCATGCACGGCAACCTCATGGGAGAACAgaactctcttctagtctttatatgaggacatgtggaagatgcaaatgcatgatgacacacacactgccacagtgtccaaaatgtttttttttttttttttcagttattttcaatatttcatgcttgAAAGGAAAGTGGTTTTTgtagctgtttattatttataattaaccCTGTGTGTGCCAGTGCAGATGAATGATAATCCCCAGCCTCTCCTCTGTCTGCCTCTCCTCTCAGGTGAATGATAacccctgcctctctctctctctctctctctctctctctctctctctctctctctctgaatgtTAACcctttactctctctctctttctttctctcatgAATctcctgcctctcctctctctctcctcccctctgtctctcctgTCAGATCGAGGTTGGCTCCACTAATGTGCGGGTCGGTAGCACCATTTTCGGGGAACGGTTTTACCCCAACACGCCCAGCCCTGAGAAGAGGTCAAAGGTTGTGGACGAAGAGGCAGCACCGAAGCTGGATGGGCTGACAGTGAAGGATCAGTGAGGGGGACCCCAAACCCCCAAAACCAACAACATCCTCCAATTCAAGAGGCAAAGAGAAACCACTCACCTCCAACAAGAGACACCCCAAAGAACCTGGATTGGTACTTCCCTGCGGTGTTGctcaattcaaacacagcattgatcacagctagcaatcaattcaaacacagcattgatcacagctagcaatcaattccaaaacagcattgatcacagctagcaatgAATTCCAAAAGCTCAGCActgatcacagctagcaatcaattcaaacacagcattgatcacagctagcaatgaattcaaacacagcattgatcacagctagcaatcaattcaaacacagcattgatcacagctagcaatcaattcaaacacagcattgatcacagctagcaatgAATTCCAAAacagcattgatcacagctagcaatcaattcaaacacagcattgatcacagctagcaatcaattcaaacacagcattgatcacagctagcaatcaattccaacacagcattgatcacagctagcaatcaattcaaacacagcattgatcacagctagcaatcaattccaaacacagcattgatcacagctagcaatcaattcaaacacagcattgatcacagctagcaatcaattcaaacacagcattgatcacagctagcaatcaattcaaacacagcattgatcacagctagcaatcaattcaaacacagcattgatcacagctagcaatcaattcaaacacagcattgatcacagctagcaatcaattcaaacacagcattgatcacagctagcaatcaattccaaaacagcattgatcacagctagcaatcaattcaaacacagcattgatcacagctagcaatgAATTCCAAAacagcattgatcacagctagcaatcaattcaaacacagcattgatcacagctagcaatcaattcaaacacagcattgatcacagctagcaatcaattcaaacacagcattgatcacagctagcaatcaattccaacacagcattgatcacagctagcaatcaattcaaacacagcattgatcacagctagcaatcaattcaaacacagcattgatcacagctagcaatcaattcaaacacagcattgatcacagctagcaatcaattcaaacacagcattgatcacagctagcaatcaatCCCAAAacagcattgatcacagctagcaatcaattcaaacacagcattgatcacagctagcaatcaattcaaacacagcattgatcacagctagcaatcaatCCCAAAACAGCATTGATCACAacaaaatgagcttctcacagtggcaacacgtGACTTATATTGAAGACCCTGTTACTCAAGTGCAAGCGGTTGAACAGTCACAATGACGATGTCTCTGAAATAGCTGTGATTCCTTCGATTGGAAcgggaattgatttttaaaaagggattggAAATGGGATTGACCCCAGCACTGCTACAGCGCTCTGCTGCTGTTTTGTCTTGTATCACGATACAAACCTGATACCGGTCATCATGGAAAGAAAGCATCCCGAGTCATTGATGCACAGTGAGCCAGGACCCCCCCTAATAATCATGGGGTACAGGAATGGGCAGATTGGTCAATATGACTCTTCGGACTGGCTCAGGTGCACTTAGTCTAACGCTACCCTGCTGTGTCTGCAATGGTGCAGAATACATTTCATCAACAAGTGCCAACGTAGCTTATAATCAAGGGGCCATttctgaagtctttaaaatctctGAGTGAGTTGACACAGTTAATCTAAACTATTACTTtagtgcagtacagaaacaaaGGCAAAAGGACACAGTGGAGATAGACTTGGGAGTCGCTTGATATTCTGTGTGATAAAGAAGTGGGTCGTTTGTGGATAAATACAGATGGTAAAACACTTGTTGTTggataattacattgtaattaattgtttaaatccATTCAATGTAGACTCGCCGATAATATGCcaacaaagaaaaatgtaactGTCGTTGTAGTACTGGTATGTGCCCACCAGATGACGCTAATGGGCacactaaaaaaacaataaaaatctcaAATAAcgtgtacagtaaataaaaaccaATTTTAATGAGTTATTTTCTTCTCAGCTGCGTTTAATCCCTGCTGATATGTCCGTGCCTCTatagggctggaaataagacccATTGCATTGCAGGTAACTGTTCCAGCTTCACTCTATCCTTGATGCTTGCATGGCAGCTGCTACAaaagtaattgttgctaattgtttAAGTCTTACCTAGTTTGCACTTCACTGGCCGCATGGGTCACAAATCTGCTGTCAGACGTGTCTTTTCATAATGAAACTCTGGTTAAAAGAAGTTACACTTTTGTTCTGCCTTTTTTTCCTGGAAGTATGTTatgcttgcacttcctgggtcatttcgcCTCAGCAGCTGAGAGGCTGTTGACAGggaagaagccattgaaggggtggggaacATATCTCACTCGCAAGGAAGTGCGACTGTCTGAAATCACTGACAGCAAACAGGATTCTTTAGCAAGTGTGGTACTCAAATAAAAAGAAGGTTATGGAGGTCTGGAGGTGGGCACAGGTAAGATTCATGCTGGTACTGTGGTGCCCGCTCCTTTAAGGCACCCAGTAAACCCTGGAAGGACTGGCAGTGGTGTTCAGCAGCAGGCACTGTGAGGCTCTGCTCTCTTCTTCATGTGCTCTGGTCTGTACAGGGTCATACTTTCTTTcacctatttaaaataaataaataaataaattaaagcaatATTGAACTTGAACTGGTTTCCAGATTTCCGCATGGAAAATGTTTGCTCATGGAAATTATTACAAGGAATCCATCTCGAATCCAAAAACCAGTTCCAAAACCTCTCTCAAAGTATATGCAGATATTATAGTCTGTTTGGGTCTTTGTCAAAGAAATGGGGATTGTTAAGCTGTGATCCTGTCTGTCTCCACATGGTGAACTCTAGAACTGCCACCAAACCTCCACCCCACTCTCTTAGACTGATCTAGATGTTTCGGATTGTCTTTGGATAGAGTCCGATTTACGCTTGAttttatacaaaggttttttaCATTTCCAGTACTGTGTGATTATAAGGACCCTCAGTATGTGCGTCCCCTGGTTACAATATGACTATCGATGAGCAGAATGAATTTCTGTAGTGCTCCAGTGCAAGTCGAATGTTTCAGGCGCTCGTGCATGTTCATCAGAGGGGATCCAaaggtatatttttgttttcaaataaaaaatatgaagcatattttgtacatgtaaaatgttaagCAGAACCATATGCAAAAACCTCCTGCTTTCCTGCCCCTAACAAAATGGCTACTCATTGTGGTGTTTAGAGtttaccctgctcccctgtgatataccctgtgctgtacccctctgctgtaccctgctccattgtgctgtaccctgctcccctgtgctgtacctctCTGCTGTACCCTGCTGCCCTGTGCTGTAACCTCATAGTAAATCcagcaatggatcaaactgctgtggaatgggagtcttattaaactcatagtaaatccaggaatggatcaaggtGCCGTGCAATTTTCACATAAACCATCAATCTTGAAACGCTTTGAGTAGAAGAACTTTCCACTGGAATACAAATACTGCagtgtgcttttcatttttttaaattggaccTAAAATAAGTGATGTATGGAATGAGTTTAAACAGGGAATGTCATCCAGCAAGCCCGTGTCTGTGGTACAAACATCATACCAGGGACTGGCTCCTGATAAAATAACGATAGGGGGCTGTTAGTTTGAGGTTTTCTGTAAATAGGGACTGTGCGCTCACACATAGACTCATtgagtctgagagagagagggaggggggggcggggcgggggggggggggggtctggctCGTGCTAAAAGAAGGAGCCCTATTTAAGTCCACACTTTGAAATCGTAGACTTTTACTGACACTTGCAACGCATGGCTGCTTTCATCGAGatcctttttttaatattctgtattatataaaagctgcatctccctgtcaGATCAGACACACTTGGGTAGCGGGAGCTCGCTTGGCAGGTGCTTCTCTGAGCCAGCTTTAGTTTGATGAGACAAAACTGCACAGCTTTGAGCTGAGATGTAAAGACGCTCTCCATGGGTAACACGTTTCTGCTTGCTTGTCCTGCTCTAACCCAAACTTCTACACACAGTCTATGTTGTACATGGATCTGGGGCCAGAGATATACTGCTGCTTTACACATCGAGCCCAATGTTACAGCCAGGAGGGCACTATAGTCAAGTTTCAAGTGTTATTTCTattctattgcatagcactttcacccattccaggttttactacgagcttgctTAGACACAGTATATCGTTAACAAGCTtagttgtgtcttattaaactcatagcaaaacaaGGATTcaatcaaactgctctgcaatgggagccttattgccatccctgcctgtacagtatattggatAAGATGCTGTACGATACAATCTGATTGCCAGTCtttggaatttttgttttttcagtcaaTTTGGAGTAAGGCGCTCTGAAAGCCTagccctgtgtgtcagtgtgcttgtGTTCAGTCATTTACACACAGCTGCTGCTCATGAGGATGATAAACTTGGGTCAGCCAGTGCCCTTGACAGCtgcttttctctctccctctctgcctctcttctccttctctccccctcGTTAGAGGTTTGCGTGCAGGGGCACAGTGAATCTTTCATACTCTCTTGCCCGTCCTGCACACACGCTCTCCccatcccacccccacccccactccccaCGAGCCCTATTATTCAAAACTGAAATGACTTCAAAGACAGGCCACGTGGGAGCACAGTGCGGAGACCTGCCACAAGGGGGAGCCTcagcagaggcacacacacacacacacacacacacacacacacacacacacacacacagtcacgcacacaaacacactcactgacacacactgagtgATCCCAGTAACTCCCAGCTGTTGCTGGAGTGTGACTGGGGTTGGGTTTGGGATGGGGGTGGAGAGTTTGTGGGTAGCGCACCCCCTCGTCCCACCTGGAATCTGATCCAGATGTTTGCAGCGAGAGCACTAGTCTGGCTGCAGCTCTAACggctacacacacaaaaaaaaaaaaaaattggaatcaCATTAAAGTTGGTCTGGATGCCATTAAGTACAATTGCTGTAATGTGCAGTTTGGGACGTGACATTTGAATGGAAACTGAGCCAGAtatacaagagagagagagagagagagagagagagagagagagagaggttccagcatgtttttttttatatatcaagcATCTCCTCTGAAATCTTTTCTCTTGCCGGGACCCCCTTGTTAATGAGATGTATCTCTGAAGGGTTCTATcctggataaataaatacatttaagcatTTGAAAATATCTGGCGAGGGAGAGAGAATATAAGGCACCTCCTCAAGCAGAGACAGACTTTGTGCTCAGCTGACACTGACGCGATGCAGCCATCAGAAATGTCTTTGGATCAGATAGCTGGTATCATGTGACTTGTATCAAAGGACATGAcgtcacattaaaaataaatagctcCTCTGTTTGTTGTATTTAACTGTGTATTATCACAAATAAAGCACAGGCTGCTGGAAGACACACTCCAATCCTGACCCACTCTGACCTCTCGTTGATTGCCCCTCAGCTTATATTGTAGAGCACCTGTATAGACAGGGATGGAGATAATATGATATCCTGTACAGACAGGGATGCAGATAATATGATATCCTGTATAGACAGGGATGGAGATTGATTGCTGTGTGCCTGTCACCTCGAGATGCGGAGTAGTGCTCCTGGGTGGGTAAGGGCTGCTATGTGTGTATAAGTGAGTGTGTGGATGGTGCTAGCTGCTAATAGCTGACTAATAAACCGCATT encodes:
- the LOC121302228 gene encoding pyridoxal phosphate homeostasis protein-like; protein product: MWKAVMSEQVGKALQTVVERVQQAAGRRPQTLPAIQPRLVAVSKTKPAEMVLEAYKQGQRNFGENYVQELLEKASDPKILASCPEIKWHFIGHLQKNNINKLMGVPSLFMVETVDSVKLADRLNSSWQKLRPNTQRLKIMVQINTSGEDSKHGLPPGDTVAAVQHIVSRCTALEFVGLMTIGRYGYDISEGPNPDFQMLLSRRKEVCETLKMEYEQVELSMGMSTDFEHAIEVGSTNVRVGSTIFGERFYPNTPSPEKRSKVVDEEAAPKLDGLTVKDQ